Proteins encoded together in one Meles meles chromosome 7, mMelMel3.1 paternal haplotype, whole genome shotgun sequence window:
- the LOC123947014 gene encoding 60S ribosomal protein L10-like: protein MVSDEYEQLSSEALEAARICANKYMVKSCGKDGFHIRVRLHPFHVMRINKMLSCAGADRLQTGMRGAFGKPQGTVARVHIGQVIMSIRTKLQNKEHVIETLRRAKFKFPGRQKIHVSKKWGFTKFNADEFKDMVAEKRLIPDGCGVKYIPNLGPLDKWRALHS from the coding sequence ATGGTGTCTGATGAATACGAGCAGCTCTCCTCTGAAGCCCTGGAGGCCGCCCGTATTTGTGCCAACAAATACATGGTGAAAAGCTGTGGCAAAGATGGTTTTCACATCCGAGTGCGGCTCCATCCCTTCCATGTCATGCGCATTAACAAGATGTTGTCCTGTGCTGGAGCGGACAGGCTGCAGACAGGTATGCGGGGTGCCTTTGGAAAGCCCCAGGGCACAGTAGCCAGAGTGCACATTGGCCAAGTCATCATGTCCATCCGTACCAAGCTGCAGAACAAGGAGCATGTGATTGAGACGCTGCGCAGGGCCAAGTTCAAGTTCCCTGGCCGCCAGAAGATCCACGTCTCCAAGAAGTGGGGCTTTACTAAGTTCAATGCGGATGAATTCAAAGACATGGTGGCTGAAAAGCGGCTTATCCCAGATGGCTGTGGGGTCAAATACATCCCTAACCTTGGTCCCTTGGACAAAtggagggctctgcactcatgA